A DNA window from Desulfonispora thiosulfatigenes DSM 11270 contains the following coding sequences:
- the holB gene encoding DNA polymerase III subunit delta', producing MSFENIKGQDRAISLLKKSILNKRIAHAYLFTGIEGIGKKTSALALAKALNCLEPINGGGCQECLSCRKIESGNHPDVKIIEPDGTSIKIEQIRELRNKVFFMSYEGNYKVIILDDAHLMTIEAFNSLLKVLEEPPQKTIFILITDKPQQLPDTILSRCQNIQFMPLDSKIIKELITTQNPECPDNIEIFSKLARGSLKKASEVLNEGELQLMRKELLEILTEIKTMSLSHILLWCNKWEKDRKGVKVLLELIQFWFRDLLIWKTTNDESLIINYDYMESLKQDALGLDEIYNALKLIHKGLRDLNSNVNPRLLLDVLLLKIKSA from the coding sequence ATGAGTTTTGAAAATATTAAAGGACAAGATAGAGCAATTTCCTTACTAAAAAAAAGCATTTTAAATAAAAGGATTGCTCATGCTTACCTTTTTACGGGTATTGAGGGAATTGGTAAGAAAACTAGCGCATTAGCTCTAGCAAAAGCTCTTAATTGTCTCGAACCCATAAATGGGGGAGGTTGCCAGGAATGTCTTAGTTGTCGTAAAATTGAAAGTGGCAATCATCCAGATGTTAAAATAATTGAGCCCGATGGCACTTCTATCAAAATAGAACAAATTAGGGAACTCAGAAATAAAGTTTTTTTTATGTCGTATGAAGGTAATTACAAGGTTATAATTTTAGATGATGCTCATTTAATGACTATAGAAGCTTTTAATAGTTTATTAAAGGTATTAGAAGAACCACCGCAAAAAACAATTTTTATTTTAATAACTGATAAACCTCAGCAATTACCAGACACTATTCTTTCAAGATGTCAAAATATACAATTTATGCCTCTGGATTCTAAAATAATTAAAGAATTAATCACCACACAAAATCCTGAATGCCCAGATAATATTGAAATATTTTCTAAACTAGCAAGAGGGTCACTGAAAAAAGCAAGTGAAGTCTTAAATGAAGGTGAGCTTCAGCTAATGAGAAAAGAGCTCTTAGAAATATTAACAGAAATAAAAACTATGTCGTTATCCCATATTTTGTTATGGTGTAATAAATGGGAAAAAGATCGCAAAGGTGTTAAAGTATTATTAGAGCTGATTCAATTTTGGTTTAGAGATCTTTTAATATGGAAAACAACTAATGATGAAAGTTTAATTATCAATTATGATTATATGGAATCTTTAAAACAAGATGCCTTAGGACTAGATGAAATATACAATGCCTTAAAATTAATTCACAAGGGTTTACGAGATTTAAATAGCAATGTAAATCCAAGGTTATTATTAGATGTATTGCTCCTAAAAATAAAAAGTGCTTAA
- the tmk gene encoding dTMP kinase, whose protein sequence is MSGKFITIEGCDGSGKTTQINLLENKLKELRVSCMFTREPGGTLISEKIRNIILDNKNSEMVWKAEALLYAASRAQLVGEKIIPLLEQNVNVICDRYIDSTLAYQGYGRGLDKIELDKLNYFATSGLKPHLTILLDIEPSEAARRRKTRKEDRLEQEKLGFHQRVREGYLHLVKLEPTRFKVISALQTKEEIHQQILENILNLINDKK, encoded by the coding sequence ATGTCTGGAAAATTCATTACGATAGAAGGATGCGATGGTTCGGGGAAAACAACGCAAATAAATTTATTAGAGAATAAGCTAAAAGAACTTAGGGTTTCTTGTATGTTTACAAGAGAACCAGGTGGGACACTTATCTCAGAGAAAATTAGAAATATAATTTTAGATAATAAAAATTCTGAAATGGTATGGAAAGCGGAGGCACTCCTTTATGCTGCGAGCAGAGCTCAATTAGTAGGAGAAAAAATCATTCCATTATTAGAGCAGAATGTTAATGTGATTTGTGATCGTTATATTGATTCTACTCTAGCCTATCAAGGATATGGACGAGGGTTAGATAAAATAGAACTAGATAAATTAAATTATTTTGCTACATCAGGATTAAAACCACACTTAACAATACTTTTAGATATAGAACCTAGTGAAGCGGCTAGGAGAAGAAAAACAAGAAAAGAAGATAGATTAGAGCAGGAAAAGCTAGGTTTTCATCAAAGAGTAAGGGAAGGATATTTACACTTAGTTAAATTAGAGCCAACTCGCTTTAAAGTGATTTCTGCTTTACAGACAAAGGAAGAAATACACCAGCAAATATTAGAAAATATATTAAATCTCATAAATGATAAAAAATAA
- a CDS encoding aminotransferase class I/II-fold pyridoxal phosphate-dependent enzyme, with the protein MKQAMIIKSIKNHIQADPISFHTPGHKGGNLIPDQMQIQSGGLWEYDLTEIPGLDNLHKPEGCIKEAQEEAARLFKAKKTHFLVNGSSVGIHSAIMALAHDKYIFVPRHVHKSIYNATILANAKPIYLPVAFEEKSGIPLGIEPEVLKRFILDYPKCKVIILPNPNYQGISYQLEEIIYLAKKNDIKVIIDEAHGSHFLFHKSLPKSGLELGADIVIQSWHKTLPVLTQGSVLHEGNNYQGPDLSPFINMLQTTSPSYLLLASLDSCRVFLAEKGQEILEETYHKLIDFNKKVTTLTTFTINFALKEQRDFLKLNLSSEVFSGLEIDKILRERFQIFSELSEENYILFIFSLKVEDTVLNRLLEALTQIDQMARKKNAKIEKIQKNIYNIIPEQGLAPRDAFYGNKKMISLDVAVGRICGEFILKYPPGIPLVVPGEMIDFKMLEILKGDIAFRDKREIMIMDDI; encoded by the coding sequence ATGAAGCAAGCAATGATAATAAAAAGCATTAAAAATCATATCCAAGCTGATCCTATTTCATTTCATACTCCGGGTCATAAAGGTGGGAACCTTATCCCTGATCAAATGCAAATACAATCAGGTGGATTATGGGAATATGATTTAACAGAAATTCCTGGATTAGATAATTTGCATAAACCAGAAGGATGTATTAAAGAAGCCCAAGAAGAGGCAGCTAGGTTATTTAAAGCAAAGAAAACACATTTTTTAGTAAATGGGTCAAGTGTAGGAATACATAGTGCCATAATGGCACTTGCACATGATAAGTATATATTTGTGCCTAGGCATGTGCATAAATCTATTTATAATGCCACCATCTTAGCAAATGCTAAACCAATTTATCTACCTGTTGCCTTTGAAGAAAAGTCGGGGATTCCTTTAGGAATAGAACCAGAAGTATTAAAAAGATTTATTTTAGACTATCCTAAATGTAAGGTAATTATTTTACCTAATCCAAATTATCAAGGAATTAGTTATCAGTTAGAAGAAATAATTTATTTAGCTAAAAAGAATGATATAAAGGTTATAATAGATGAAGCACATGGATCACACTTTTTATTTCATAAATCCTTGCCTAAGTCTGGTTTAGAATTAGGTGCAGATATAGTGATTCAAAGCTGGCACAAAACCTTACCTGTTTTAACGCAAGGTAGTGTACTCCACGAAGGAAATAATTATCAAGGACCAGATTTAAGTCCTTTCATTAATATGCTTCAGACTACTTCACCTTCTTATTTACTTTTAGCTTCTTTAGATAGCTGTAGAGTCTTTTTAGCAGAAAAGGGACAAGAAATACTCGAGGAAACATATCATAAATTAATTGATTTTAATAAGAAAGTTACTACATTAACAACCTTTACCATTAATTTTGCTTTAAAAGAGCAGAGGGACTTTTTGAAGTTAAACCTGTCTTCAGAGGTTTTTTCGGGGTTAGAGATAGATAAAATTTTACGAGAACGATTTCAAATATTTTCAGAACTTAGCGAAGAAAATTATATTTTATTTATTTTTAGCCTAAAGGTAGAAGATACCGTTTTAAATAGATTACTAGAGGCTTTAACCCAGATTGACCAAATGGCAAGAAAGAAGAATGCTAAGATAGAAAAGATCCAAAAGAATATCTATAATATCATTCCAGAGCAAGGTTTAGCTCCCAGGGATGCCTTTTATGGCAATAAAAAAATGATATCACTTGATGTTGCTGTGGGTAGAATATGTGGGGAGTTTATTCTTAAATATCCCCCAGGAATCCCTCTAGTAGTGCCAGGTGAAATGATAGATTTTAAAATGTTAGAAATATTAAAAGGTGATATAGCCTTTAGGGATAAAAGAGAAATCATGATAATGGATGATATATAG